In one Brevibacillus composti genomic region, the following are encoded:
- the cyoC gene encoding cytochrome o ubiquinol oxidase subunit III: MQQVMTHHGDSHDHGHDHGHEDHENLKVLGFWIFLVTDCILFGTLFATYVVLMHNVAGGPTAKELFEMPGVIAETFILLTSSFTSGLATLAMHKGNTKQLIGWLVVTALLGLGFIGLEINEFVHLVAEGATISTSAFLSAFYTLVGTHGLHVSVGLFWMLALMIQLARRGITPVTRRKVTNLSLYWHFLDVVWIFLLTVVYLLGVM, encoded by the coding sequence ATGCAACAAGTCATGACGCATCACGGAGACAGTCATGATCACGGCCATGATCACGGGCACGAGGACCACGAAAATCTCAAGGTCCTCGGCTTCTGGATCTTCCTCGTGACGGACTGCATCCTGTTTGGCACCCTGTTCGCCACCTATGTCGTCCTCATGCACAATGTCGCCGGCGGCCCGACAGCCAAAGAGCTGTTCGAGATGCCAGGCGTCATCGCCGAGACCTTTATCCTGCTCACGTCCAGCTTCACCAGCGGCCTGGCTACACTGGCCATGCACAAAGGCAACACCAAGCAGCTGATCGGCTGGCTGGTCGTGACCGCGCTGCTCGGTCTTGGATTTATCGGTTTGGAAATCAACGAGTTTGTTCATCTGGTGGCAGAGGGCGCGACGATTTCCACCAGCGCATTCCTCTCCGCCTTTTATACACTGGTGGGAACGCACGGTCTGCACGTGTCAGTCGGCCTTTTCTGGATGCTCGCGCTGATGATCCAGCTGGCCCGCCGCGGGATTACCCCGGTGACCCGCCGCAAAGTGACCAACCTCAGCCTGTACTGGCACTTCCTCGACGTCGTCTGGATCTTCCTGCTGACGGTCGTCTATCTGTTGGGGGTGATGTAA
- a CDS encoding SpoVR family protein produces MTNEERKELERAIDEITEIAKGFGLDFYPMRYEICPADIIYTFGAYGMPTRFSHWSFGKSFYRMKLQYDLNLSKIYELVINSNPCYAFLLDGNSLIQNKLIVAHVLAHCDFFKNNARFANTNRDMVESMAASSERIRQYEIKYGKEAVESLLDACLAVQEHIDPSLLRPKLRWKREVEDASAAGARPPAKSQPSSPYDDLWKLDEKGQKQEPEKPVRKFPPQPEKDLLLFIMEYSQVLEDWQRDVLTIIRDEMLYFWPQLETKIMNEGWATYWHMRILREMDLTEAETIEFAKLHSSVIQPSPTSINPYHLGLKIFEDIERRWDHPTQEEQERFGRKPGQGREKLFEVRELESDISFIRNYLTKELVNKLDLYMFGKQGNEWVVTDKAWEDVRDGLAVSRVNGGFPYIMVHDGDYLRAGELYLKHHYEGLELDVKYVEKTIPYIYQMWGKNVHLESVIDERPVQFTYDGKKVHRRFL; encoded by the coding sequence ATGACAAACGAAGAGCGCAAAGAGCTGGAGCGCGCCATCGACGAGATCACCGAAATCGCCAAAGGCTTCGGCCTGGACTTTTACCCGATGCGCTATGAAATCTGCCCCGCCGACATCATCTACACCTTCGGCGCTTATGGCATGCCGACCCGCTTTTCGCACTGGAGCTTTGGCAAGTCCTTCTATCGCATGAAATTGCAATACGACCTCAACCTGAGCAAAATATACGAGCTGGTGATCAACTCCAACCCTTGCTACGCTTTTCTCCTCGACGGCAACAGCCTGATCCAGAACAAGCTGATCGTCGCCCACGTCCTGGCCCACTGCGATTTTTTCAAAAACAACGCCCGCTTCGCCAATACCAATCGCGACATGGTGGAGAGCATGGCAGCCAGCTCCGAGCGCATCCGCCAATACGAGATCAAATACGGCAAGGAAGCGGTGGAGTCGCTCTTGGATGCCTGCTTGGCTGTGCAGGAGCATATCGACCCGAGCCTCTTGCGCCCCAAGCTGAGGTGGAAGCGCGAAGTCGAGGATGCCAGCGCGGCGGGTGCCCGTCCGCCGGCCAAGTCGCAGCCAAGCAGCCCCTATGACGATCTCTGGAAGCTGGATGAGAAAGGCCAAAAGCAGGAGCCGGAGAAGCCCGTTCGCAAATTCCCGCCGCAGCCGGAAAAAGACCTGCTGCTGTTCATCATGGAGTACAGCCAGGTGCTGGAGGATTGGCAGCGGGATGTGCTGACGATTATCCGGGATGAGATGCTGTACTTCTGGCCGCAGCTGGAGACCAAGATCATGAACGAAGGCTGGGCCACCTACTGGCATATGCGCATCCTCCGGGAGATGGATCTGACGGAAGCGGAGACCATCGAGTTCGCCAAGCTCCACTCGTCCGTCATCCAGCCGTCGCCGACCAGCATCAATCCCTACCATCTCGGGCTGAAGATTTTCGAGGATATCGAGCGGCGCTGGGACCACCCGACGCAGGAAGAGCAGGAGCGCTTTGGGCGCAAGCCGGGTCAGGGGCGGGAGAAGCTGTTTGAAGTGCGGGAGCTGGAATCGGACATCAGCTTCATCCGCAACTACCTGACCAAAGAGTTGGTGAACAAGCTGGACCTGTACATGTTTGGGAAGCAGGGCAATGAGTGGGTGGTGACGGACAAAGCCTGGGAGGATGTGCGCGACGGTCTGGCCGTCTCGCGGGTGAACGGCGGTTTTCCGTACATCATGGTGCATGACGGCGACTATCTGCGGGCTGGCGAGCTCTACCTGAAGCATCACTACGAAGGGCTGGAGCTGGACGTCAAGTACGTGGAGAAAACGATCCCGTACATCTACCAGATGTGGGGCAAAAATGTGCATCTGGAGTCGGTGATCGATGAGAGGCCGGTGCAGTTTACGTATGACGGGAAAAAAGTGCATCGGCGGTTTTTGTAG
- a CDS encoding cbb3-type cytochrome c oxidase subunit I → MWEKIKDFASTFFVTGDPLIYGADVSIVLTMAAIVFVLTKYKKWGWLWREWLTTVDHKKIGIMYLIASLLMLFRGGVDALLMRLQLAFPNVEFLHSEHYNAIFTTHGTIMILFMAMPMMFALFNIVVPLQIGARDVAYPFLNAVSFWMFLFGAMLFNLSFVIGGSPDSGWLAYPPLSELSHSPGVGQNFYIWGIQISGIGSLATGINFLVTILKMRAPGMKLMKMPLFTWSVLSSCITIIFAFPILTVTLALLYIDRFLGAHFFTMDGGGNPMMYVNLIWMWGHPEVYIVVLPAFGIFSEIVATFAKKTIFGYKSMVFAMISISVLSFFTWVHHFFTMGAGADVNAFFAITTMAIAIPTGAKVFNWLFTMYRGRVSFEQPMLWTIAFIPCFLVGGATGVMLAVAPADYQYHNSYFLIAHFHQVLIGGVVFGYLAGIYYWWPKMFGFKLDERLGKWGFWLWNIGFYVCFMPQYALGFMGMTRRLYTYGWDMGWAPLNLISTVGAFLMGAGFVFQVWQILYSIKHGERDTTGDPWNGRTLEWSIPSPAPLYNFAVVPEVKGADDWWLTKQERANGTAKAEKAQLEPIHMPKNSGIPFVMSACWFVAGFGFVFGWVWMAVVGMIGVALTMWARSFEYDTDYYIPVDEVRRTEASFGRGISCNKS, encoded by the coding sequence ATGTGGGAGAAGATCAAGGATTTTGCCTCTACCTTCTTTGTCACCGGTGATCCATTGATTTACGGCGCTGACGTCTCCATCGTGCTGACCATGGCAGCCATCGTTTTTGTCCTGACCAAGTACAAAAAATGGGGCTGGCTGTGGCGCGAGTGGCTGACCACCGTCGATCATAAAAAAATCGGGATTATGTACCTGATCGCATCGCTTCTGATGCTGTTCCGCGGCGGGGTGGACGCGCTTCTGATGCGTCTGCAGCTCGCTTTCCCGAACGTGGAATTCCTGCATTCCGAACATTACAATGCGATTTTCACCACTCACGGCACGATCATGATTCTGTTCATGGCGATGCCGATGATGTTTGCCCTGTTTAATATCGTGGTGCCGCTGCAAATCGGGGCCCGCGACGTTGCCTATCCGTTTTTGAACGCCGTCAGCTTCTGGATGTTTCTGTTCGGGGCGATGCTGTTCAACCTGTCCTTTGTCATCGGGGGCTCTCCGGATTCCGGTTGGCTCGCCTACCCGCCGCTGTCGGAGCTCTCGCACAGCCCCGGGGTCGGGCAGAACTTCTATATCTGGGGGATTCAGATTTCCGGTATCGGTTCACTTGCCACCGGAATTAACTTCCTGGTGACGATCCTGAAAATGCGCGCGCCCGGCATGAAGCTGATGAAGATGCCGCTGTTCACCTGGTCTGTTTTGTCCAGCTGCATCACGATCATCTTCGCGTTTCCGATTTTGACCGTAACCTTGGCGCTGCTCTACATCGACCGCTTCCTCGGCGCCCACTTCTTTACGATGGACGGCGGCGGTAACCCGATGATGTACGTCAACCTCATCTGGATGTGGGGCCACCCGGAAGTGTACATCGTGGTGCTGCCGGCCTTCGGGATCTTCTCCGAGATCGTGGCGACGTTTGCGAAGAAAACCATTTTTGGTTACAAATCCATGGTCTTCGCCATGATCTCCATCAGCGTGCTCTCCTTCTTTACCTGGGTGCATCACTTCTTCACGATGGGGGCTGGCGCCGACGTGAATGCGTTCTTTGCGATCACGACGATGGCGATCGCTATCCCGACCGGGGCGAAGGTGTTCAACTGGCTGTTTACGATGTACCGTGGACGTGTCTCGTTTGAGCAGCCGATGCTATGGACGATTGCCTTCATTCCTTGCTTCCTCGTCGGCGGGGCCACCGGGGTCATGCTCGCGGTAGCACCTGCGGACTATCAGTATCACAACAGCTACTTCCTGATCGCGCACTTCCACCAGGTGCTGATCGGCGGCGTGGTCTTCGGTTACCTCGCCGGGATTTACTACTGGTGGCCGAAAATGTTCGGCTTCAAGCTGGATGAGCGCCTCGGCAAATGGGGCTTCTGGCTCTGGAACATCGGTTTCTACGTCTGTTTCATGCCGCAGTATGCGCTCGGCTTCATGGGAATGACCCGCCGCCTGTACACCTATGGCTGGGATATGGGCTGGGCGCCGCTCAACCTGATCTCCACCGTCGGGGCATTCCTGATGGGCGCGGGCTTCGTCTTCCAGGTGTGGCAGATTCTCTACAGCATCAAGCACGGCGAGCGTGACACGACAGGCGATCCGTGGAATGGACGCACGCTGGAATGGTCGATTCCGTCCCCGGCGCCGCTGTATAACTTCGCCGTCGTCCCCGAGGTAAAAGGGGCGGACGACTGGTGGCTGACGAAGCAAGAGAGGGCCAATGGCACCGCGAAAGCAGAGAAAGCTCAGCTCGAACCGATTCACATGCCGAAAAACTCCGGCATTCCGTTTGTCATGTCGGCTTGCTGGTTTGTCGCCGGCTTCGGATTTGTCTTCGGCTGGGTATGGATGGCCGTCGTGGGAATGATCGGCGTCGCCCTGACGATGTGGGCGCGGTCCTTCGAATACGATACGGACTACTATATCCCGGTCGATGAAGTGCGACGCACGGAGGCTTCTTTTGGGAGGGGGATATCATGCAACAAGTCATGA
- a CDS encoding IS5 family transposase has product MYEFLSHRENQLLLPDDFFLPFGGKLSKENRWVKLARLVPWAHAEKKYAKSFRISFRGQKAVSIRVALGALIIQERLQLSDRETVQQIVENPYLQYFIGLEGYQDHPPFHPSLMTHFRKRLGEPVLREINEIIAVEAAKSIPDSDRDDEPKSGTKSKGKRTTKRHSTSEEDPNQGVLLLDATCAPADVAYPTDLNLLNEAREKLEEIIDTLHAPQIGRSRKPRTYRDKARKEYLAVAKQRRANGKVIRRAIGKQLRYVARNLQIIRNMASRQPLTLLSRKQYRDLLVIQELYRQQRMMFERKTHQIEDRIVSIHQPHVRPVVRGKAKARVEFGAKVSVSMVNGYAFLERLSWDSFNEGVTLIESVEAYKRRFGCYPKAVLADQIYRTRQNRAFCKAHGIRLSGPALGRPVQGEEATEQRRVARQDARKRNAIEGKFGEGKRRYGLGRIRACLAKTSETVIALQLLVMNLERRLRDFFVSWLNRLLSYRIPAFGNIFEV; this is encoded by the coding sequence ATGTACGAATTTCTCTCTCATCGTGAAAATCAACTGCTTCTCCCTGATGATTTTTTCTTGCCATTTGGCGGCAAGTTGAGTAAAGAAAATCGCTGGGTCAAGTTGGCTCGGTTGGTACCGTGGGCACATGCAGAGAAAAAGTATGCCAAGTCCTTCCGCATATCGTTTCGTGGACAAAAGGCCGTTTCCATCCGTGTCGCTCTCGGGGCACTCATCATTCAGGAACGTTTGCAACTGTCGGACCGGGAAACGGTCCAGCAGATTGTCGAAAACCCGTATCTGCAATACTTCATCGGGCTGGAAGGCTATCAGGATCATCCACCGTTCCACCCGTCGCTCATGACGCATTTTCGCAAACGTTTAGGCGAACCGGTTCTCCGTGAAATCAACGAGATCATCGCGGTTGAGGCCGCTAAATCAATTCCAGATTCCGACCGTGACGATGAACCAAAATCAGGTACAAAATCCAAAGGTAAACGTACGACCAAGCGTCACTCAACATCCGAGGAAGATCCGAACCAGGGTGTCTTGTTGCTGGATGCCACATGTGCCCCGGCGGATGTGGCGTACCCAACCGATTTGAACTTGCTGAACGAGGCGCGTGAGAAACTGGAGGAGATCATCGATACGTTACATGCTCCACAGATTGGTCGTTCCCGCAAACCACGGACTTATCGGGATAAAGCTCGAAAGGAGTACCTGGCCGTGGCCAAACAGCGTCGTGCAAACGGCAAGGTGATTCGTCGAGCGATCGGCAAGCAACTCCGGTATGTAGCACGTAACCTTCAAATTATCCGCAACATGGCCTCACGGCAGCCGCTGACACTTTTGAGCCGGAAACAATATCGCGACTTGCTTGTGATTCAGGAACTGTATCGACAGCAACGCATGATGTTTGAACGCAAAACGCATCAGATCGAAGATCGAATCGTGAGCATCCACCAACCGCACGTCCGCCCGGTCGTACGCGGCAAAGCGAAAGCGCGAGTAGAGTTTGGCGCCAAAGTATCGGTCAGCATGGTGAACGGTTATGCTTTTCTGGAGCGTCTATCATGGGACAGCTTCAACGAAGGGGTGACGCTGATCGAATCTGTAGAAGCATACAAGAGACGCTTTGGTTGTTACCCGAAGGCGGTACTTGCCGATCAAATCTATCGCACCCGGCAAAACAGGGCATTTTGCAAAGCGCATGGCATTCGTTTGAGCGGTCCGGCGCTTGGCCGTCCCGTACAAGGCGAAGAAGCGACAGAACAACGGCGAGTCGCAAGACAAGATGCACGAAAACGCAACGCCATAGAAGGCAAATTTGGTGAGGGCAAGCGCAGGTATGGGCTTGGCCGTATTCGAGCATGCCTTGCGAAAACAAGTGAAACCGTCATCGCGCTTCAGCTCCTGGTGATGAACCTCGAGCGTAGGCTGCGGGATTTTTTTGTCTCCTGGTTAAACCGTCTTCTTTCCTATAGAATTCCTGCTTTTGGAAACATTTTTGAAGTTTGA
- the cyoD gene encoding cytochrome o ubiquinol oxidase subunit IV, whose translation MAQHENHGENHGTFKSYVTGFVLSIILTIIPLVLVMNHILTGTALVVTIMLMAVAQLFVQLFFFMHIREGEKPRYNVQALVLGAVIVFTIVAGSMWIMTFNSQVQ comes from the coding sequence ATGGCGCAGCATGAGAATCACGGTGAAAACCACGGTACGTTCAAGTCTTACGTGACGGGCTTTGTCCTGTCGATCATCCTCACGATCATTCCGCTGGTGCTGGTGATGAATCACATCCTTACGGGGACGGCGCTGGTGGTCACGATCATGTTGATGGCTGTGGCCCAGCTTTTTGTCCAGCTGTTCTTCTTCATGCACATCCGCGAGGGCGAAAAGCCGCGCTACAATGTGCAGGCGCTGGTGCTGGGAGCGGTGATTGTGTTTACTATCGTAGCGGGTTCGATGTGGATTATGACGTTTAACTCGCAGGTGCAGTAG
- a CDS encoding MFS transporter produces the protein MKEQSMKTGPLVILMINMFIAMLGIGLIIPVLPKFMLEFGASGQALGYLVAAFGLTQFIFSPIAGELSDKYGRKNMIVSGLAAFTLSQFIFAVADQMWLLYLSRLIGGMGAAFMIPSMMAYVADITTDEARGKGMGLLGAAMSLGFVIGPGIGGFLAEYGLRVPFYVSAAVAFVSTVVSLIFLRETLSMEDQLAHRNSEKKRSNLFVQFGQSFKAAYLVPLILVFTLTFGLSNFEAIFGLFVDQKFGYTPKDIAILITVGALIGVIVQSFLIGRLLQRYGEKRLINISFFVSAVTMVLMLLSGNFWYVLAVTSIFFVFTSILRPSINTLLSKMAGKEQGFVAGMNNAYMSVGNIVGPSLAGILYDVHLNLPYLFGAFLLLFSLFLSVSWNRRTGGRAVTPAVQE, from the coding sequence GTGAAAGAACAAAGCATGAAAACAGGGCCCCTCGTCATTTTGATGATCAACATGTTTATCGCGATGCTCGGTATCGGCCTGATCATTCCCGTTCTGCCCAAGTTCATGCTTGAATTCGGAGCGAGCGGGCAGGCACTCGGGTATCTGGTGGCCGCCTTTGGCCTCACACAGTTCATTTTCTCGCCGATTGCGGGAGAGTTGTCCGACAAATACGGGCGCAAGAACATGATCGTTTCGGGACTTGCCGCCTTTACGCTGTCCCAGTTCATCTTCGCGGTTGCCGACCAGATGTGGCTCCTGTATCTTTCCCGCCTGATCGGGGGAATGGGCGCCGCCTTTATGATTCCCTCGATGATGGCTTACGTCGCGGATATTACGACCGACGAAGCACGCGGAAAAGGCATGGGCCTTTTGGGTGCGGCCATGTCACTCGGCTTCGTGATCGGACCGGGGATTGGCGGTTTTCTCGCAGAATACGGATTGCGCGTTCCTTTTTATGTGTCCGCTGCGGTTGCCTTCGTATCGACGGTCGTATCCCTGATCTTCCTGCGGGAAACCCTCTCGATGGAAGACCAGCTGGCCCACCGCAACTCGGAGAAAAAGCGCTCCAATCTGTTTGTGCAGTTCGGACAGTCTTTTAAAGCGGCGTATCTGGTGCCGTTGATTCTGGTCTTCACGCTCACCTTTGGCCTCTCCAACTTCGAGGCCATCTTCGGCCTGTTCGTCGACCAGAAGTTCGGGTATACCCCCAAAGACATCGCCATCCTGATCACCGTCGGCGCACTGATCGGCGTCATCGTGCAGTCTTTTCTGATCGGGCGCCTGCTCCAGCGCTACGGCGAAAAGCGCCTGATCAACATCAGCTTTTTCGTCTCGGCGGTCACCATGGTGCTGATGCTGCTCTCCGGAAATTTCTGGTATGTCTTGGCCGTGACGAGCATCTTCTTTGTCTTCACCTCCATCCTGCGGCCGTCCATTAACACCCTGCTCTCCAAAATGGCGGGCAAGGAACAGGGCTTCGTCGCCGGGATGAACAACGCCTACATGAGCGTGGGCAATATCGTCGGGCCGTCTCTGGCGGGGATCCTGTACGATGTGCATCTCAATCTGCCGTATCTGTTCGGCGCGTTTCTGCTGCTCTTCAGCTTGTTTTTGTCGGTGTCATGGAATCGCCGGACCGGTGGCAGAGCGGTCACACCGGCAGTGCAGGAGTAG
- a CDS encoding IS1182 family transposase: protein MMPTRHLAPTFKPYDNKQAQMILDLEMYVPTHHVARVIDEMIEAIPDQQLFAHYTGGGRSSYHPKMMLKVILYGYSQKVYSCRGIEKLLRENLPAMWLAAMQQPDFRTLNDFRGVRMKAFMDELFETMIRKLIADNYISMEQYFLDGTKIEADANKYSFVWKKSTLRFEEKLKEKVQATLAHIHTLTQQEAGEYAAADPEELPAKLEEAAAVLEERVEGLTEQLTQTSGSEERKALRKARSALKRPLKQIRKDFLPRFAKYEQQKACFGDRNSYSKTDPDATFMRMKEDHMKNGQLKPGYNVQMATENQFVLFYSIHQRPTDTRCFIPHMERLAASSLPMPKTVIADAGYGSEENYLYAMGEEKQPRFEFLIPYGNYLKEKTRRYQKDIRHASNWTYEEQDDRFVCPNGRYVRFKKYQTKKNASGLEQSFKIYECEDCSDCPLKLSCTKAKGNRQVHWNTIWEELKAKAKRALEDDEKSAIYARRKVEVESVFGHLKGNRSFRRFSLRGLDKVHVEFGIVALAHNLLKVAGIRLATFLQKQPHKKVGRKTLRFSAQLFILGTYWTAPLLSCQTVPFTSTKTADALFSRHT from the coding sequence ATGATGCCCACGCGACATCTTGCCCCTACCTTCAAACCGTACGACAACAAGCAGGCTCAGATGATTCTGGATTTGGAGATGTATGTTCCCACCCATCATGTGGCTCGTGTCATTGATGAAATGATCGAAGCCATTCCGGATCAGCAGTTGTTTGCTCATTACACGGGCGGAGGCCGCAGTTCCTACCATCCCAAAATGATGCTTAAGGTGATCCTTTACGGCTACTCACAAAAGGTTTATTCCTGCCGCGGTATTGAAAAGCTGTTGCGTGAGAACCTCCCGGCCATGTGGCTGGCGGCGATGCAGCAGCCTGACTTCCGTACCTTGAACGATTTTCGCGGCGTGCGCATGAAAGCGTTCATGGACGAACTGTTTGAAACGATGATCCGCAAGCTCATCGCGGACAACTACATTTCGATGGAGCAGTACTTTTTGGATGGCACAAAGATTGAAGCCGATGCGAACAAGTACTCTTTTGTGTGGAAAAAATCCACGCTTCGCTTCGAGGAAAAGCTCAAGGAAAAGGTGCAGGCCACCCTTGCGCATATTCATACGCTCACGCAGCAAGAAGCTGGCGAATATGCAGCGGCAGACCCGGAAGAGCTCCCTGCCAAGCTCGAAGAAGCAGCGGCCGTGCTGGAGGAAAGAGTCGAAGGCTTAACCGAACAGCTCACGCAGACCAGCGGCAGCGAAGAGCGGAAAGCCTTGCGCAAAGCGCGCAGTGCCTTGAAGAGGCCGCTGAAACAGATTCGGAAGGATTTCCTTCCTCGCTTCGCCAAGTATGAGCAGCAGAAAGCCTGCTTTGGCGATCGCAACAGCTACTCGAAAACCGATCCGGACGCCACGTTTATGCGCATGAAGGAAGATCACATGAAAAATGGCCAACTGAAGCCAGGCTACAATGTGCAAATGGCCACGGAAAACCAGTTTGTTTTGTTCTACAGCATCCATCAGCGTCCTACGGATACACGATGCTTTATTCCGCATATGGAGCGATTGGCGGCGTCTTCGTTGCCGATGCCCAAAACCGTGATTGCCGACGCTGGCTATGGCAGCGAGGAAAACTACTTGTATGCGATGGGCGAAGAAAAACAGCCGCGATTTGAGTTTCTCATACCCTACGGCAACTATTTGAAGGAGAAAACCCGACGATACCAGAAGGACATCCGGCACGCTTCCAACTGGACGTATGAAGAGCAGGATGATCGCTTTGTTTGCCCGAATGGTCGATACGTTCGCTTTAAGAAATACCAGACGAAAAAAAACGCTTCTGGCCTGGAGCAAAGCTTCAAGATCTATGAATGTGAGGATTGTAGCGATTGCCCGCTCAAGCTCTCGTGCACCAAAGCAAAAGGGAATCGCCAGGTACACTGGAACACGATATGGGAAGAGTTAAAGGCAAAGGCCAAAAGAGCCCTTGAGGATGACGAGAAGTCCGCGATCTATGCTCGGCGTAAAGTGGAGGTAGAAAGCGTGTTCGGTCACCTCAAGGGCAACCGGTCGTTCCGACGGTTCTCCTTACGGGGGCTGGACAAGGTTCACGTCGAGTTTGGGATTGTGGCATTGGCCCACAATCTATTGAAAGTGGCAGGCATCCGCCTCGCTACTTTCCTGCAAAAGCAGCCGCACAAAAAAGTTGGACGGAAAACATTACGTTTTTCCGCCCAACTTTTTATTTTGGGGACTTATTGGACAGCCCCTCTTCTTTCCTGCCAAACCGTACCGTTCACTTCTACAAAAACCGCCGATGCACTTTTTTCCCGTCATACGTAA
- a CDS encoding M28 family peptidase — translation MPRSRTRPARQVISGGGDYLIAEINRLGLEPQVQTAEVSKTDGNRNLVTAATVRNILVRVAGTSHTSAILVSAHYDSEPGSYGANDDGVAVAAMLETLRMPQAGPKPKNDLIFLFSDGEELNLLGAEAFWRDHPWARDVSLVLNYESRGSRGPSVIWDAGPGIAEADLPYIFDRLYTGEASRNRSSSGSGLGLAIVKRLVERQRGRIDVQSIPDVRTSFEVRLPRAK, via the coding sequence TTGCCAAGGAGCCGCACCCGACCGGCTCGGCAGGTCATCAGCGGGGGGGGGGATTATCTCATCGCCGAGATAAACCGGCTCGGGCTGGAGCCTCAGGTGCAGACGGCCGAAGTGTCCAAGACAGATGGGAACCGGAATCTCGTGACGGCCGCGACCGTCCGGAATATCCTCGTCCGCGTAGCGGGAACCTCTCACACCTCGGCGATCCTGGTCTCGGCGCATTACGACTCCGAACCCGGGAGCTATGGGGCCAATGACGATGGGGTCGCTGTCGCCGCCATGCTGGAGACCTTGCGTATGCCGCAGGCAGGGCCGAAGCCAAAAAACGACCTGATCTTTCTGTTTTCAGACGGAGAAGAACTCAATTTGCTTGGGGCCGAGGCGTTTTGGCGGGATCATCCGTGGGCAAGGGACGTCTCTTTGGTCCTGAATTACGAGTCGAGGGGCTCGCGCGGCCCCTCTGTCATCTGGGACGCCGGGCCAGGCATCGCGGAAGCTGACCTGCCGTATATCTTTGACCGGCTGTATACGGGGGAAGCCTCCCGAAACCGCAGCTCCAGCGGCAGCGGTTTGGGTCTTGCGATCGTCAAGCGGTTGGTGGAGAGGCAGCGCGGCCGGATAGATGTACAGTCGATCCCCGATGTCCGCACTTCCTTTGAAGTGAGGCTGCCCCGGGCAAAATGA
- a CDS encoding COX aromatic rich motif-containing protein, whose translation MKFENRSAAPNYAPIPAGVPVQFEITSDAPMNSFWVPQLAGQTYSMPGMAMGLWMQADEPGEYFGSGANFTGKGFAHMNFKVIAKTPEEFDKWVSEVKGTAPKMTQADYEKLAEPGLSDRLTYSAFPEGLFEEIVKKYGHGHHHPNGMNHYKNNEQSDAGDRSPAKNTDHADHADHPVTSTDETSMHMEHEHAPTNPAAQAPSSHTLNP comes from the coding sequence TTGAAGTTTGAAAACCGTTCAGCAGCCCCTAATTATGCTCCGATTCCAGCCGGTGTGCCTGTGCAGTTTGAAATTACGTCCGACGCCCCGATGAACTCCTTCTGGGTGCCGCAGCTCGCGGGACAGACCTACTCCATGCCGGGGATGGCGATGGGGTTGTGGATGCAAGCGGATGAGCCGGGCGAGTATTTCGGCTCCGGCGCCAACTTCACGGGAAAAGGCTTCGCTCACATGAACTTTAAAGTGATCGCGAAGACGCCGGAAGAGTTTGACAAGTGGGTGAGCGAGGTAAAAGGTACGGCGCCCAAGATGACCCAAGCGGATTACGAAAAATTGGCGGAGCCGGGTCTCTCCGACCGCTTGACCTACTCTGCGTTTCCGGAAGGCTTGTTTGAGGAGATCGTCAAGAAGTACGGGCACGGCCACCATCATCCGAACGGGATGAATCACTACAAAAATAATGAGCAATCGGATGCGGGCGATCGCTCCCCCGCGAAAAACACGGACCATGCGGACCATGCCGATCATCCTGTCACCAGTACCGATGAGACGAGTATGCACATGGAGCATGAGCATGCGCCAACGAATCCAGCGGCACAAGCGCCATCCAGCCACACATTGAATCCATAA